The nucleotide window GTGGagaatttgtttttcttgctgaTGATGTGATTTGATCCAACTTTCTGAATTATATAGTGTGTTTTTGATGCTTTTGATTGTGGTGAGAGGGTATCAGAGCCttaggctgccttcaaactcagcTATGTTGCCAAGGATGGACCCAAAtatctggtcctcctgcctctaccaagTGCTGGGTTCACAGTTGCTGGGATGGGACGGAACCTAAGGCTTTGTATTAAGCTCCATTCTAGCCATTTGAGATACTTTACAGCACTCAGGTCAtcctgtgtcctcttctggcttcttggaCACTATACCCAAATGAAAAACCCACACAGGGATATacacttacaattttttttttaaaatgtgttttcaaagtAGACAATAAATGAACTTCATAAGAGATGGCCTCCCTCAGTCCCAGCTTAGACAGCATTTTACTTTGTTTGTTCACCCTGTATTAGTAAAAACCCTGTTGGTGAACACACCAAGTTCCTTTCATCCAACCACTGCCAGACCTTGGAAGAAGATAGCCAGGGCCATTTGCCAGTTGAGTCCTGTTTTCTTGGACTCAGCTTTTTTAGGCAGTGCTGCTTGGCCGGCCAGTCTTGTTCAGAATAACCTTGACCGCTTGTGCCTCTGCTCTGGCCCCTGTGATCCAATCCTGATAGAGCCCTTTTGGGGGAATGCCAGTCAGAGACCCCTCTTGTGGAACCAGGGCTCCCTGGGATGTTGTGTTTGTGTTCATCTGACTGCAGGCAGACCAGCTAGTTCTTGTGCTGGTCCTCTTGTCTGCTTGCTGTTATTTGTCTGTGACATCCTTTTTCATGCATTTGTGTTTGAAATTATGTAGTGTATGATTCTTTACAGATTGCCCCCTTTCCTaggggaaataaaaacaataaggtAAGTTTAAAAGGTAGTTCTAAATACTATGTTAGCTGCCATAATGAAAAACTGAATTTGCTGCTCACTTTAGATTTGCAGTGTTGATATATGTTAGATGTAGAGTATTCTTGCTGAGTCATTGGTCAGTGGTGCACCACTcccatacccacacccacatacccacacctacacacccacacacccacacccaccccagttTTTCCTCTATTCCTGGCTGCCCCGGAActcctgtagaccaagctgacatTGAAGTCagaacctctggcctctgtgctgcccccctcctccccaagctggtatcaaaggtgtgtaccatcacgcCTGGCTATTgaaaaggccttttttttttttcaggagcatcATCATGTTTTCAGTTAAAAGTGATGATCATTTGTCTCAGGCAGAGTACTTCAGATTCCACTGGTCTTATAAAAATTTAAGATTCTTGTATGTTCCTGTAAGTGTCCTGCCTGCCTGTGTTgcctggaggctagaagagggtatcagatcccctagaactggagttgagATGGTTGTCAGCCTCCGTGCacatgctaggaactgaacctgtaagaacagcacatgcctttaacctctgAGTTAACTCTCCAGCTTTATCTTGTAAAAATTTCTCGGCCATCAAATTGAACAGAAATGAGACACAAATTCTTGGGACAGCCTCTTCAGGCTCACTAGCAATTGACAGCTACTTGTTGCTGCTGCCTTAGAACACTTGTAGATCAGGCTTGTTGGAAATTCAGCTCgaattaaagatgtgggccataCTGAATTATTTTGGCGAATCTCCTTCTATCTGGACAAGTATCTAAggttagaggctggagagatggttcattccTTGCAAGACATTGGATTACAGAACTCAAGTCGGGCatttcacaactgcctttaattccagctccatgGGGACCAGATGCTTCTTGCCTTTACATATACATGCACCTAACCTATCAAATACAAATGTGTTCATAAAATAATGGAAAGCCCAGAGATTTGTCCTACAGTTGAAACCATCTTTTCTAACGAGCCTAACTGTGTACTTGAGCAAAAAACTTTGTTGAATGGCACTTTCTGAAGACTTGATAAAGAGCCAGGTGTGTATGGACGGACTCACCAGTCTCATTATGAGTCTGTCTGGTCATTTGCATTGGGCTTTATTTGAATGAATGATACCAGTAAGTGAAAGTGTTGGGCATGTTATCCAGACCTCCTAAGAGCTGTTGTTCTTAATAGTATGATATTTGTTCCTAATGGACTGTGTATCAAGGCATTAACCCATTTTTCTTCTCCTATGggaaaaataaacttgaaattatttttataacacaaattttcatttgtttctagaaGACCCTTTTGATGACTTCTTTGGGAACCGAAGGGGTCACCGAGGAAGCAGAAACCGAGGTGCAGGCTCATTTTTCTCTGCCTTCAGTGGATTTCCTCCTTTTGGAGGTGGATTTCCTGCTTTTGATACAGGTATTAAAGCCCTAAAGGATCAATCTGAACCAGGCTTTTAGCTAGCACAGTTTGAAGTTTGTAGGGGGCTGGGCAGGAGGTCTCTGTTTGCTTGGACATTTATTTCCTGTCTTGAGTGTGGGTTTGTAGACTGTCAGGGTTTTGCTATATAGACAGATGTGAAGGTAATGCTTGTaatccctatctcaaaataagaaaagccATGGCCACCATTGTGGGACTGTAGGGCATATAGTTTTCTCCTGCATTAAGGTGCTCATAAGGTGTGGCTCAAGCTGTGAAGGACATGCTGTGTCCCAAAAGTCTGCATATGTGAAAACAAAGGGCATTATtcccacctttaaaaaaaattctagggttggggatttagctcagtggtagagtgcttgggcACATGGATGCCATTGTGtttgtttggaggccagaggaagagtGCTCTTGGGgttgatttttctccttccacatggGTTCTTGGTATGAAACTAAGGCCATCAGGTTTTAATGGCATGCTTTTATTGGCTGATAAATCATGCATCTGTTTGCCCCTTGTTCTCAGCCTACTGCTCTCGACCCCTTGAGTGTGTCAAACAacttttcacaggggtctcctaagaccatcagaaaacacagatacttacattactattcataactagcaaaattacagttacctCTCCTCTTAATTGCTGAGTATATTTCCAGGCcctctaaaattatttaaaaatttttatagttCATATTATTCAAAGAATTACTTATTAGTctaaaactttttcttttgagacaaggtctcattagcCCAACTGTTCTGGTGATCACTATAGAGCCTTGACCTCAAACCTGTagtcatcttcctgcttcagtcccttaagttttgggattacaggcatgaaccacaaTACCTGGCCAAAAAATTTTGAGTCTTGGGGTACTGGGGATCCAATCTAGAACCTTGTGCAAGCTGACAAGCATTCTGTATCTGAGATAATACCAGCAGCCCTTAGCACAAGGTTTGTGTCCTGTGATCCCATTGCAAGAAAACCAGCTAGGTAGGCTCCTATTTCTGTTGTGCTCTGTCTGTAACATAGAGATACTTCTTACCCCTGCCCCATCTACTGTTTGGTACTAAGTAGACACCCTAGAGTAGGGACAGTCTTTGGCATGTTGGAAATACCAATGAGCTGAAGCAAAGCACTTTGGGGAGGAGAGACCATTGAAAGAAAGTAGCTATAGCTCTACAGAAGTGATTCTGGAGATGGCCATGCTGTTGACAGACATGTGTCTCCCACCTCAAATCTCAGTCTGTAGACTAAGATGGTCTTATGCTTAGGGGGAATCACCTGCCTCTTCATCCCACTTGGTTGGATTAATTTGTGCCATCACACTAGGACCTAGACATTGCTCTTTGAAGCAGCTtttgggtggtgggggtgggttaAGCCAGGTTGTGGcagcacactcaggaggcagttcaaggccagcctggtctacaaagtgagttccaggacagccagggctacacagagaagcccttttcttgaaacaaacaaacaaaaatttaaattccttgtgtgtgtgtgtgtgtgtgtgtgtgtgtgtgtcacttggTGAAGAGCAAGTGGCATGCACGGAGAGTGCAGTCAGTTCTATTATGTGGGAGCAAACCAGGCTTGACAACTGGTaccttaacccactgagtcatctcactggccctcttgGAAGCGTAATAAGTTTTGAACTTAGCAATTTTTTGCATGAACACTTGAAGTATGCATCCTTTaactgtattttctgtttctctacagGATTCACTCCGTTCGGCTCACTAGGGCATGGGGGGATcacttccttctcttcagcaTCATTTGGCGGCAGCGGAATGGGCAACTTCAAATCAATATCAACTTCTACTAAGATAGTGAATGGCAAAAAAATCACTACAAAGAGGTATTATCAATgaatttgtttacttttgaggTGGTGAACTCAcctagaccaggctgcctcagattcacagagagcCACTTACCCCTGCCCCTTGAATTTCTTGATTCTTCTGCCTTTCATGATGACAGTACTGTGGTTAGTGATTTTCACACCACTATTGGGCTATGGCTTGAAATGCAGGCCCTTGCCCACAGTAGGCAAGCATCCTACGAACTGAGCTATATTTCTAGCCCttattttttctacttaaaaaaaattttttttaatgttttgagactTGGTAGacctggatgaccttgaaccctctAATCCTGTTCCTGTCTTAGTGATGGGTTATCGTCATGCACATCACATGTAGCTTAGTGTTTGTTCTTGGTCGTGCGAGTCCAGTGGCACAGTGTTTCATGTGCTTGCTCTGTACATCCCTCTGAGCTGAATTTCTAAATCAGCTAAAGCTTTAAAGCCTTTTGCTTTCCATATTTGCTTACTGTTTACTTTGACGAGTGTCATTGTGTGGTCTCTGAGGTGAGCTTCCCTGGCACTGTCAGTGCTGTCACAAAAGGAAAGTGGCAGAGTAGAAGCCTATGGTGGAGTTGGCCCAAGGTGTGCCCTTAACCCCTCTCAGCCCCAGccttattctttgtgtcttgttAGCAGACAGATTCACAGTGTTTATAGAGTCCAAACTTAGTTTTGACAGGACAGGAATCTTAGAATTCTTAAGCTGAATTTTGAGCTTAATTTTCATGGGCCTGTTCtataaatactcatatttaagaatattataaaaactttttttttgtgcTTCTAGGCACTTATGTGCCTAGGGCCAAAAGTGTGCTAGGCAAACCCTGCATTCCAGTTGAACATGGGTTTCTAAATGAATCATTTCTTACAGAATTGTGGAGAATGGCCAAGAAAGAGTAGAAGTTGAGGAAGACGGAGAGTTAAAGTCCTTGACGATAAATGGTAAGGAGCACCTGCTACGCTTGGATAACAAGTAATTCAACGCACGCATTTAACAGAAATGGTAAACCATAACAAGCACCATTTGAGGAATaacaggaactttttttttgaagatttcaaacgAACTCGACTTTCTGTATAACTGTACCTAATCTAAAGTATTTATAAAACAGCTCATCGGAGCCCCTATTTGTCATAGACTTTTGAGTTTGTTGTTGGGACCACAAAATAGgaccattttttttgtctttaaaattgttGTAATCTCTGTATGCACTTTgctttaaacaaaagaaaacaaaacgtaATCTGAAGTGAGCCCTGTGACTCTTGAGTAGTGCTAGGACAAGACTGTTGTTTAACACCAGCATGGATCTGCTTCCTTCCCATTGTGTTGACATGTGAGTGAGTAGTGTCAGCCTGCTGTGAAGTTAACATTGCCAGATGAACCTTCCacagaaatatttcaattttattttcagtatttagtAATGAAAGCTATTACTGCATCAATGGTAATACATTTCTGGTTTAGTGTAAATTAAGGATGTTTTCTAGTTGTGCATGGATGCTGGCAAATTCGTCAGTTCTGACAATTGTTTAAATATGTAATGTTAAGCTTAGGTTTAAAAAAAGCTGGTAATTTGGGTCTATgtcatttgcttaaaaaaaaaaaaaaaagaaaataaatgcgaATGTGTTTGGTGCATTCTTTCCTGAGTGGGTCTGCAGCCTTCTTGTGTCTGTGTGATTTTGTGCCTGGGCTTCCAGTGTCACTGCTGTGCTTCCTTCCATCATCATGGTGGATTCTGAGTGGAAGTTACATAGAGATCTGTCTTCAGTCTGTGTGTACAGAGAGTATACGAAGACCTGTGAACAATGACCAACagtgtgggggggggcgggggtctCAGATTATATGGAGACCCGTATAAATAATAAGCAACAACTTAGTGATTtgttggggattgaatccagggcttgaTGCATGCTAGACAGGTAGTTACCACTGGTACCCTCTCATCCGTATATTTTTGAAATCTCCTCTAAACATCTCAGTCCAGTCTTGAACTCTAGATCTCCCTGCCTTCTacaaagaattataggcatgctccATCATGCTTTGCtgttaaaaatcctttttttttttctttttgctaggcaagcgctctaccactgagctaaattcccaacccctgcTGTTACAAATCTTAGTATAACTGTTTGTGAGGAAAAGGAACTGGTCCAGAAGTTTTCATTGAAAACTTTGTTGCAGTTTTCTAAGACAGACTATCACTTCAGGGCAGTGTGCATGGAACATCATGGTCTGATTAAAGAGCCAACAATGAATTTCTCTGGTTTTTCAGTCTGTAAAAATAACCTTTGGTTACGACAATTCTAGCTAAATGTGATGTTAAACTAAACTTGGCGATTAAGCCCCCGCCCTATCATTGAGGAAGTGAGTAGTGTGTAGATTCTGATTGTTGTAAAAATTTCTCCTGGGACTGTAAGGACTCTGTACTGCCTGGAATAAGGAATAGCCATTTTACAAACTTTCATAGGAGAGAAGAAAACCTTTAAAGTGCATAGCTAAAGTGAATGATCTAAAGATGACAGAGGAGTAAGCACTTGAACATGTCTTAGGAGTGAGCTGGTTGTGACTCCCATGCCTTTGGATAAGGTGGGTATGTAAATGCACTGCAAATTTGAAGACATGGGTGCCTATTGTTTTGCTTCCCAAATTGTGTGTGA belongs to Onychomys torridus chromosome 3, mOncTor1.1, whole genome shotgun sequence and includes:
- the Dnajb6 gene encoding dnaJ homolog subfamily B member 6 isoform X5: MVDYYEVLGVQRHASPEDIKKAYRKQALKWHPDKNPENKEEAERKFKQVAEAYEVLSDAKKRDIYDKYGKEGLNGGGGGGGSHFDSPFEFGFTFRNPDDVFREFFGGRDPFSFDLFDPFDDFFGNRRGHRGSRNRGAGSFFSAFSGFPPFGGGFPAFDTGFTPFGSLGHGGITSFSSASFGGSGMGNFKSISTSTKIVNGKKITTKRIVENGQERVEVEEDGELKSLTINGKEHLLRLDNK